Proteins co-encoded in one Sulfurimonas sp. HSL1-2 genomic window:
- a CDS encoding ATP-dependent helicase, producing MPLSRLNEEQYRAATAPFGHNLIIASAGTGKTSTIVGRIAHLLGQGVQPHEILLLTFTNKAAAEMVERVASFFGTEKAGQIDAGTFHAVSYRWLKRQQGKVVLKQQRELKTLFRSVYEKRSFHHLEGENEPYGANYLYDLYSYYQNTEMDKSFEMWITERQEEHDRFAMIYADIIDEFEELKTQYGFLNFNDLLLQMRKLCERMELGYKEVLVDEYQDTNALQGTLIDAMSPPSLFCVGDYDQSIYAFNGADISIIGSFSQKYPEAAVHTLSKNYRSTVPILSLANKVIAKNERIYPKQLEVTRDHAAPPPKLLVYDELFEQYHGIAEMIGKSVTEHEEIAVIFRNNSSADGIEAALREKGIACRRRGGVSFFDAKEVKFVLDIYTLLVNESDMMAFIHVFEHAKGVGSALAKELYVALQFLGGGSMLRGLYTPDLKISNPFEKRKLNHQLGLFDDFLELGHAGRFAEVISDKKLLKNPVLKHPKLTKDGAKMLSQFYTLLQAIKNLSRPQNVVQKIASSELYATVAEQLAVRRAILPDGQVDAKLKTEALERIRRKPAVLQELAKPYKEHERFLNAMILGSQDLTQGEGVHLLSIHASKGLEYKEVYVIDLMDGRFPNRKLMGRGGSLDEERRLFYVAVTRAKDILYLSFAKYDRIKKAQFVPSIFLYEAGMLKEDEEYRMLVKKEEAKEEK from the coding sequence GTGCCCCTTTCCCGTCTCAACGAAGAACAGTACCGTGCCGCAACCGCACCTTTCGGCCATAACCTGATCATCGCCTCCGCCGGTACAGGAAAGACGTCGACGATCGTCGGGCGGATCGCGCACCTGCTGGGGCAGGGAGTGCAGCCCCACGAGATCCTGCTGCTCACCTTCACGAACAAGGCGGCGGCGGAGATGGTCGAACGCGTCGCCTCCTTTTTCGGGACGGAGAAGGCCGGGCAGATCGACGCCGGGACCTTCCATGCGGTAAGCTACCGCTGGCTCAAGCGGCAGCAGGGCAAGGTCGTTCTCAAGCAGCAGCGTGAGCTCAAGACCCTCTTCCGCAGCGTTTACGAAAAGCGCAGTTTCCACCACCTGGAGGGGGAGAACGAACCCTACGGCGCCAACTACCTCTACGACCTCTACTCCTACTACCAGAATACGGAGATGGACAAGAGTTTCGAGATGTGGATTACGGAAAGGCAGGAGGAACATGACCGGTTCGCCATGATCTATGCAGATATCATCGACGAGTTCGAGGAGCTTAAAACCCAGTACGGTTTTTTGAATTTCAACGACCTGCTCCTGCAGATGCGCAAGCTCTGCGAACGGATGGAACTGGGGTACAAAGAGGTGCTTGTCGACGAGTACCAGGATACCAACGCCTTGCAGGGAACGCTCATCGACGCCATGAGCCCGCCTTCACTCTTCTGCGTCGGCGATTACGATCAGTCCATCTACGCCTTTAACGGGGCGGACATCTCCATTATCGGCTCCTTTTCGCAGAAGTATCCCGAGGCGGCTGTCCATACCCTCTCGAAGAACTACCGATCGACGGTTCCGATCCTCTCTCTGGCGAACAAAGTCATTGCCAAGAATGAGCGTATTTACCCGAAACAGCTGGAGGTGACCCGCGATCACGCCGCCCCGCCGCCGAAACTTCTGGTCTACGACGAACTGTTTGAACAGTACCACGGCATAGCCGAGATGATCGGAAAGAGTGTCACCGAGCATGAAGAGATTGCCGTCATTTTCCGCAACAACTCCAGCGCGGACGGGATCGAGGCGGCACTGCGGGAAAAGGGGATCGCCTGCCGCCGGCGCGGCGGGGTCAGTTTTTTTGATGCCAAAGAGGTGAAGTTCGTTCTCGATATCTACACGCTGCTCGTCAACGAGAGTGATATGATGGCTTTCATTCATGTATTCGAACATGCCAAAGGGGTCGGCAGCGCGTTGGCCAAGGAACTCTACGTCGCGCTGCAGTTCCTCGGCGGCGGTTCGATGCTGCGCGGGCTCTATACCCCTGATCTCAAGATCAGCAACCCTTTCGAAAAGCGGAAGCTGAATCACCAACTCGGACTGTTTGACGATTTTCTTGAGCTCGGGCATGCCGGCCGTTTTGCCGAGGTCATCAGCGACAAGAAACTGCTGAAGAATCCTGTGCTGAAGCATCCGAAGCTCACCAAAGACGGGGCGAAAATGCTTTCCCAGTTCTATACGCTGCTGCAGGCGATCAAAAATCTCTCCCGCCCCCAGAACGTTGTACAGAAGATCGCATCCTCCGAACTGTATGCAACGGTCGCGGAGCAGCTGGCCGTCCGGCGTGCCATTCTGCCCGACGGCCAGGTCGATGCGAAGCTTAAGACGGAAGCATTGGAGCGTATCCGCCGCAAACCGGCAGTACTCCAGGAACTGGCCAAGCCCTACAAAGAGCATGAACGCTTCCTTAATGCCATGATCCTCGGCTCTCAGGACCTGACTCAGGGCGAGGGGGTGCACCTGCTCAGTATCCATGCCTCCAAAGGCCTGGAATATAAAGAGGTCTATGTCATCGACCTGATGGACGGGCGTTTCCCGAACCGAAAATTGATGGGACGGGGCGGGAGCCTGGATGAGGAACGGCGGCTCTTTTACGTAGCGGTGACCCGCGCCAAGGATATCCTCTATCTCAGTTTCGCGAAATACGACCGGATCAAAAAAGCGCAATTTGTCCCGTCGATATTCCTGTATGAAGCCGGCATGCTCAAAGAAGATGAAGAGTATCGAATGCTTGTGAAAAAAGAGGAAGCGAAAGAAGAAAAATAA
- a CDS encoding type II secretion system F family protein translates to MKYYLATVLAKGKKVQHGFYADGKKEAMYIAKVRYPGIVVNVAEGAAPLEDQIKHFKERFIGNIKKKKVKPDSLIASIRQLAVMTNAGISVHDALNEIARASNDPVLEEIFSSIAEDINSGSSMSKSMENFRFQLGGLTLAMVELGEQTGNMADSLYQLADMLEEIRRNVIKFKKAMAYPRNVMIAMAVAFTILISYVVPQFKQIFEDLHANLPLPTIILLKLEYLFNNFGPYVLAALIVLIIIFRYMLNTNREFRFRWHQLLLKTYLIKDLIMYSTLNRFTLVFSALVKAGIPIADALDTSIAMIDNLPLQEKLSTVRQAVEKGASLSEGLADTGLFENMIIQMISAGEQGGQLDSMLEKVTDYYKMRFDQIIDGLAEAIEPIMLFVIASMVLLLALGIFLPMWSLNDAVHGR, encoded by the coding sequence ATGAAATACTATCTCGCAACAGTCCTGGCCAAAGGTAAAAAGGTTCAGCACGGCTTTTATGCCGACGGTAAAAAAGAGGCAATGTATATTGCCAAAGTCCGCTATCCGGGAATCGTCGTCAATGTCGCTGAAGGTGCAGCACCTCTTGAAGATCAGATCAAACACTTCAAAGAGCGTTTCATAGGAAATATCAAGAAGAAAAAGGTCAAGCCTGACTCGCTGATTGCCTCGATTCGTCAGCTTGCGGTTATGACCAATGCCGGTATCTCCGTGCATGATGCACTCAACGAGATTGCACGCGCTTCCAATGACCCGGTACTTGAAGAGATCTTCTCTTCTATCGCCGAAGACATCAACTCCGGTTCCAGCATGTCAAAATCCATGGAAAACTTCCGTTTCCAGCTCGGTGGTCTGACCCTGGCTATGGTAGAACTCGGTGAGCAGACAGGTAATATGGCGGATTCGCTTTACCAGCTTGCCGATATGCTCGAAGAGATCCGTCGAAACGTCATCAAATTTAAAAAAGCAATGGCCTATCCGCGAAACGTCATGATCGCCATGGCTGTTGCATTCACGATTCTAATCTCCTACGTCGTACCGCAGTTCAAACAGATCTTTGAAGATTTGCATGCCAATCTTCCACTGCCTACGATTATTCTGTTGAAACTTGAGTATCTGTTCAACAATTTCGGCCCTTACGTGTTAGCCGCACTGATCGTTCTGATTATTATTTTCCGCTACATGCTCAATACCAACCGGGAGTTCAGATTCCGTTGGCACCAACTTCTGTTGAAAACCTATCTCATCAAAGATTTGATCATGTACTCGACACTCAACCGTTTTACGCTGGTTTTTTCCGCACTGGTTAAAGCAGGTATTCCGATTGCAGATGCGCTCGACACGTCAATTGCCATGATCGACAACCTTCCGTTGCAGGAAAAACTCTCCACTGTGCGCCAGGCCGTTGAGAAAGGAGCTTCACTGAGTGAAGGGCTTGCAGACACCGGGCTGTTTGAAAACATGATTATTCAGATGATCTCTGCCGGTGAGCAGGGGGGTCAGCTTGACTCCATGCTTGAGAAAGTCACCGACTACTACAAAATGCGGTTTGACCAGATTATCGACGGTCTGGCCGAAGCGATCGAACCGATCATGCTCTTTGTTATCGCATCCATGGTCCTACTGCTGGCCCTCGGTATCTTCCTGCCGATGTGGTCGCTCAACGACGCCGTCCACGGCCGTTAA
- a CDS encoding GspE/PulE family protein encodes MDRITHDLLEKKHISQTQIDRLVKVGVKEEILLETLTKVGAVSLNFVKRFVVEQIRAGKYDLEILKQYPFLPERAVLEYLAEVLEIQYIDLDSIDMDYRLAERVQLNLLQRSNALPVAENDMSITVAFADPLNIDAQEAIQRVFPRKPLQVAIASAKQIQSYLYKIEIKSSVKGLVDNIRKELNTIGSPEEQKDASSILQLINVILKTCIKSRASDIHIEPTENNCVVRARVDGKLAEIFIFDQDIYPPLASRFKLLSNLDIAEKRKPQDGRFSAVVGDREYDFRFSTLPILYGESIVMRILDKEKALIRLEDAGMDADGYKKLIQALKKPHGILLVTGPTGSGKTTTLYGALNELRNVEDKVITVEDPVEYRMNLIQQVQVHPQVGMTFAAALRSILRQDPDKIMIGEIRDHETLEIAIKAALTGHLVISTLHTNDAISALPRMADMGIEPYLISGAVVAVQAQRLVRKICPHCKKELEIPQSILKEYKAYLPPETVFYHGVGCKECNGSGYLGREMISEVLPITETLSSMIARGASKEEMMKQAIQEGFVSMFQNGMKKVVEGKTTIEEVLRVAKE; translated from the coding sequence GTGGATAGAATTACACACGATCTTCTGGAAAAAAAGCATATCTCCCAGACCCAGATTGACCGCCTTGTAAAGGTCGGGGTCAAAGAAGAGATTCTACTGGAGACACTGACGAAAGTCGGTGCCGTTTCACTCAATTTTGTCAAACGTTTTGTCGTCGAACAGATCCGGGCAGGTAAATATGACCTGGAAATTCTCAAACAGTACCCTTTCCTTCCCGAAAGAGCAGTCCTGGAATATCTGGCGGAGGTCCTTGAGATCCAGTATATCGATCTCGACTCGATCGATATGGATTACCGCCTCGCCGAGCGCGTTCAACTCAATCTGCTGCAACGCTCCAACGCATTGCCGGTAGCGGAAAATGACATGAGCATCACCGTAGCCTTCGCCGATCCTCTTAACATCGATGCCCAGGAAGCGATTCAGCGCGTCTTCCCCCGCAAGCCGCTCCAGGTTGCCATTGCTTCGGCAAAACAGATCCAGTCCTATCTCTACAAGATCGAAATCAAAAGCAGCGTCAAAGGCCTCGTTGACAACATCCGTAAAGAACTCAACACGATCGGTTCGCCCGAAGAGCAAAAGGATGCTTCATCAATCCTGCAGCTAATCAATGTCATTCTGAAAACCTGTATCAAAAGCCGCGCCAGTGACATCCACATCGAGCCGACTGAAAATAACTGCGTCGTCCGTGCACGTGTCGACGGCAAACTTGCCGAGATTTTCATCTTCGACCAGGACATCTACCCGCCGCTGGCCTCGCGCTTCAAACTCCTCTCCAATCTTGATATTGCCGAAAAGCGCAAACCCCAGGACGGTCGTTTCTCAGCAGTAGTCGGTGACCGTGAATATGACTTCCGTTTTTCCACGCTTCCGATTCTCTACGGCGAGTCGATCGTTATGCGTATTTTGGATAAAGAGAAGGCGCTTATCCGCCTGGAAGATGCCGGTATGGATGCCGACGGGTACAAAAAGCTTATCCAGGCACTCAAAAAACCGCACGGTATCCTCCTCGTTACGGGACCGACCGGTTCGGGGAAAACAACAACACTCTACGGTGCCCTCAACGAACTGCGTAACGTGGAAGATAAAGTCATTACCGTTGAGGACCCGGTCGAATACCGGATGAACCTGATTCAACAGGTTCAGGTTCATCCGCAGGTGGGGATGACCTTTGCCGCGGCACTGCGCTCCATTTTGCGCCAGGACCCAGACAAGATCATGATCGGTGAGATCCGTGACCACGAAACCCTGGAAATCGCCATCAAGGCGGCTCTGACCGGTCACCTCGTCATCTCGACACTGCATACGAATGATGCCATCAGTGCCCTGCCCCGTATGGCAGATATGGGGATTGAGCCCTACCTTATCAGCGGGGCCGTTGTTGCCGTTCAGGCACAACGTCTGGTCCGTAAAATCTGCCCCCACTGTAAAAAAGAGCTTGAAATACCGCAAAGCATACTCAAAGAGTATAAAGCCTACCTTCCGCCAGAAACGGTCTTTTACCATGGTGTGGGGTGCAAAGAGTGTAACGGCAGTGGCTATCTCGGCCGGGAAATGATCAGTGAGGTTCTTCCTATCACTGAAACACTGAGCAGTATGATTGCCAGGGGTGCATCCAAAGAGGAGATGATGAAACAGGCAATTCAGGAAGGTTTTGTTAGTATGTTCCAGAATGGGATGAAGAAGGTTGTCGAAGGTAAAACAACCATCGAAGAAGTCTTAAGGGTGGCAAAAGAATGA